One Nostocoides sp. HKS02 genomic window carries:
- a CDS encoding DUF6379 domain-containing protein, with the protein MPRIGIHAFVDRQIAASMTLSWNGRPSKGELMIPDRILEEGTLRAVGRRRASVEVRIPWYRALPASCIADVELRIDGHAAPKDSLLWNMNGRDFQLEELAGAVDEWWFTTDSAVLSGDLAVETGQPHDVEVDLHLYIPYIVTAHGVLLIEEHGRKTMEVAAHV; encoded by the coding sequence ATGCCTCGCATCGGCATTCACGCCTTCGTCGATCGTCAGATCGCCGCTTCAATGACGCTGTCTTGGAACGGACGACCTAGCAAGGGAGAGTTGATGATCCCCGATCGGATTCTGGAGGAGGGGACCCTCAGGGCGGTAGGACGACGCCGCGCCTCCGTGGAGGTTCGCATCCCTTGGTACCGGGCATTGCCGGCCTCATGCATTGCTGACGTCGAGCTGCGCATTGACGGCCATGCCGCACCCAAAGACAGCCTGTTGTGGAACATGAACGGTAGGGATTTCCAGCTGGAGGAGCTCGCGGGCGCGGTCGATGAGTGGTGGTTCACCACCGACTCCGCCGTCCTGTCAGGGGACCTCGCGGTCGAAACCGGCCAGCCGCACGATGTCGAGGTCGACCTCCACCTCTACATCCCGTACATCGTGACCGCCCACGGCGTGCTGCTCATCGAAGAGCACGGCCGCAAGACCATGGAGGTTGCCGCACATGTCTGA